CACACTGCCATCAGGACGTTGGTCTGCCGCGACATCCTTCAGCCATTTGTCGAAGAAATTGTTTACCTGGAAGTTGTAGGCCGCTGTTCTGGAAAATGCCTGTGCGTCACCCGTCCAGCCCAGACGTTCGTCCCGCTGCGGACAGTCAGTAGGTACGTCCAGGAAGTTGCCGCGCTGTCCCCATTGTATATTGTGTTGTAACTGGTTGATGAGGGGATGGGAGCAACTGAAACTACCTGTTTGCGGCATATCTGAATACAAGGCAACAGCCGTAAAGTATTCGGGTTTTATTTCGCCTTTGAAGCCGCTTATTTTCACGAAACGGAAACCCTGGAAGGTGAAGTGTGGTTCAAAAGATTCTACGCCGTTACCCCTGAAGATATAGACATCTTTTTGTTTTGCCAGCCGGAGGTTCTCCGTGTAGAAATTCCCTTTTTTATCCAGTACTTCGGCATGCTGTAGTACGATGCTATCGCCTGCACTGGCTTTGATATTTACCTTCACCCAGCCTACGAGGTTCTGACCGAAGTCGATGACCTTTTCTCCGGCAGGAGTAGTGAAGATCTTCACTGGTTTGAACTCCTCATGTTTCCTGATGGGTTCATTGATCGTAGCGATCAGGGTACTTTTAGTTGTATCAGCGCTCAGCCTGACTGCTACCCAGTCTTTGTCATTGTAACCGGCAGTTGTCCAACCCTGTTTTTCTTTTCTGGCATCGATCGTCTCACCATGATATATCTCTGAATAGAGGATGCTACCTGTAGAGGACTTCCAGCTATTGTCCGAAGTGACCAGTTCCTCCGTACCATCCGTATACTGGATATGTAACTGAAACAACAGGCCTATACGGGAACCGAAGTGATTCTTACTGTCTCCCCAGGCCAGGTAACCGGCGTACCAGCCCACCCCCAGCGTCACACCTACAGCATTGTCACCCTGTGTGAGGAGGCTGGTGACATCATATTGCTGGTATTGCAGCCTTTTACGGTAACTCGTCCAGCCGGGTGTAAGATAGGCATCGCCTACCCGTTTACCATTGATAACAGCCTCGTAAAGGCCCCGCGACGTGATATAGGCGGTTGCCGAGCGGACCTTCTTCGACGCGCGGAATGTTTTGCGCAACAGTGGACTAGTCCGCAGAATGCTGTCTTCTGGTGATCCTGGCTCTATCCAGCTGGCTTTCCAGTCAGATGGTTGCAGGAGCGCCATTTGCCATTCAGCCACCGGACTCCATTCGGCGGCTTTGCCTTTCTCATCCCATATCCTGACCTGCCAGTAGTACTGCTTACCCGACTCCAGCGGATTGCCGGCATAGGGGACATGTACGGACTGATCGGAAGAAACCTTACCACTGTTCCAGACAGATTCTTTGCCGGAATTCGATTGTGGAGATGTACTGACGCGTATTTCATAGGCGGATTGCCGGATACCTTTGCGGTCGCCTGTAAGTTGCCAGCTGAAAAAGGGATGTGTAACGTCGACTCCTTTCGGATTGACCTTGTTCTCACAGAGGAGGCTACCGACCCTGGTTTGCCCTGATACATCTGTAAAGAATAGTCCTAATGATAGCAGAATAAGACCTGATTTTGTCATGACGAGGAATTTTGTGTAATAGATCGAAAGAGAAATTTAGGCAAAGCCTGCACTAAACTGTCCTGCACTGTCCTATTGTCTGCTATAGCAATGTGGTACTACGACGCGGGGAGAGCAAAAGGCTGTTCCCGCGTTCTGTGTGATAACCTGTCGGTCAATAAATCCCTCAAATATCATTTTACATTTCCACTAATCTTCCCACCTTTGCAGCGTGAATGGATCATCAGGAATGGCAACAACAGATACACAGATCAATACAAAAGCAGCACGCGGCAGTCTTCGCTTTCGCCGTATTAAAAATAGCATTTTCCTTTCAGGGCTCTCCGTCTTCGCCCAGTTATACCTTTTCCAACCTGTATTGCCGATGCTCTGTAAAGAGTTTGGTGTCACGCCTGCACAAAGCAGCTGGGCCGTTTCTGCGTCCACCATGGGAATGGCAGCAGGACTGTTTATTTTCTCGTTCAAGGCAGATGCCGTACCGCGTAAACATCTCATGGGAGGTGCGATGCTGGTATCTGCGGTATTAACGCTTTTATCGGTTTTTATACGTGATTTTCACCTGCTGATAGCGGTCAACTTTGTCAAAGGAGCGGTATTGTCGGGTGTGACAGCGGTCGCACTGGCGTATCTGTCAGAAGAGGTGGCGACTACTTCTCTGGGGCTGGCCATCAGTTTATACCTGAGTGGAAATGCGATTGGCGGCATGGCGGGAAGGATCGTGGTGATGCTGATTGCCGGATGGGCAAACTGGCGCTGGGCGGCAGGTTGTATCGGAGCGACCAGTCTGATACTGGGTTTGTTTTTTACTAAGCGGTTGCCTGCTTCTAAACATTTTGTCGCTATGCCCATGAATATCGGACAGAAGTGGCAGCAGATGGGTGTCTTTTTCCGGCAGCCGGTTATGGTGCTGGTGTATTTTGCCGCTTCATTACTGATGGGATGTTTTGTCAGTGTTTATAATTATACGGGTTTCCGGTTGGAAAGTCCGCCGTTCTCATTACCTCACTATGTCATAGCAGGGATCTTCCTGATGTATACAGTAGGTGTATTAGGAACGATGGTGGCCGGAAGGTTGTCCGATGGCATACCGCCTGCGCGTGTGATCAGGGTGTTTATTCCTTTGATGGCGGCGGGTTTGTTATTGATGCTCATTCCACAGCTGGTGGCGCTTGCGGCCGGATTGGGTATTTTCACTTTCAGCTTTTTCGCAACACATACCCTGGCCAGCCGGTTGATTTCACAGGAAGCAAAGGAGGGGAAGAGTACGGCTACTTCTTTGTACTGGTTGTTCTATTACGCAGGTTCCTCATTCATTGGTACCAGTACTGGTGTGGTGCTGACAGGATGGGGATGGAGTACATTCATTGCGGCATTACTGGGGCTGGTACTGGCAGGGGGAAGTCTGGTGTTCAGAGCGGGGAGAAGGCCCGTTATAGAATAGACAAATAGTAGATGTCTGCCATTTTGCTAGTTGGGGCCGGAAGCGACGAACTAGCGACGAACAAGCGACGAACAAGCGAAGTGGAAGCGATCAGCAGCAATATGACATTTTGGCCATTTACGTGGCCATTATTCTTCCTCTTTCAGCTGCAGCACATTTGCCCCGATAGACGCGTCCTTTTCTCTCCTGAACCTTTTATTGTGTACGGTGATCATAATTTCCAGTGAACCGGTACTGACCGTAGCCCCGAGCAAATGCCCGCCATAAGCCTGGAATGTACTATCAGTCACTACTCCATGTGCATGGATAGAGACAGTATCCTTTTGCCAGGCGATACTACCCTGCATACTGGCCAGTTCGACATTATCAAAAGACTTCGGGTCGTACGCTTTCGTCTGCTGGTTAAAAAAACCGAATGCAGCGTTGACAAACCCCATACCGGTGAAGTTGGCGGCGGGGATCTTTTCTTTCACCATAAATGCTTCAAGTTGGGCAAAAAGGTCGTCACCCTGACGGAGTACCATCAGGTATCCTGCAGGTACTTTCACATAGCGTGTCTGTGCTTCAGCGGTACTGCCTATAGCCAGTGCCAGCATCATTAAATGGGCTAATTTTTTCATTGGCTCCTTTTAATAGCAAAGAGGAACGAATAACATGCCACAGGTACAAAAAAATCCCGGACGTTTATACCGTCCGGGACCCACATGCAATGTCATATAGGCAACCAGTTACTGGTTGGCTTCTTTTTTCTTTTTAGCTTTATCAACGATCGCACCGATACCAGCACCAGCACCAGCACCTACTACGGTACCGATAGCCGCACCTTTCACGCGGTCGTTCTTATTGATGATAGCACCTGTTACTGCACCAGTACCAGCACCTACAACGGCGCCTTTAGCAGTATGGCTCCAGCCTTTCTTTTTTGTTTCAGTAGTAGAAGCAGTGGATGCCGCAGGAGCACTGTTGTCATTAGTGTTACCATTGCTATGATTTACAGTAGCCGGCGCTTTGCTTTCGCGTGCTTTGTTAACCGCCTTCATGGAATCAATGGTCTGCTGCTTAGCTTCTTTAATTGCATTCACGTTGTTGACGGAATCTACGGCAGCTTGCTTTGCACTTTCAATAGCCTCTTCCTGAGACGCTTTGTTATTACAAGCAAAGAGCACCGTTACAGTGGCCAAGCTCAAAAATAACTTTTTCATATCCTGACTTTTTAGGTTTGTTCAATTATACAGTACAGTAGACAAAACTATGCCATTTTTCGTGAATCTTCCTAATTACGCTGAAAATTAATTTTATGTAGATAGTGTTTTTTTATTATCCGTTTTATTTTCAAATAATTACGCTTTGTGGGCGGTCCTTGTCTGCCGGCCGGATCGTCTTTACCGATGATAATTTTCCCTCATAAATTAAAAAAACCGCTATGAAGAATGCCATTGCATGCCTGTTACTGGCTACCCTGATCTCCTGTAGTAAGAAAGAGCTGATGGAAGAAGATAACAACGTTCATCCCGAACTGGCTATTACCAGTTACTATGTCAACGGAACCTCCGGTAACGATGCCAACACCGGAACTTCTGCCGCAAGTGCTTTAAAGACAATTCAGGCTGCCCTTAACAAAACTACCTCCGGTGCAGGCAGCACTATTTATGTGGCGGGTGGTACCTATAAGGAACGGCTTAACTGGCCCAATTCCGGCGCCTCCGCTACGGAGCCTATTACGCTGACCAACTACAGTGGTGGCACAGTTGTACTGGATGGTGTCGGCGCTACTAACAGCGTACAGAACGCCATGATCAACATCAGCAGTAAAAGCTATGTAAGGATCAACAACATTAGCATTGCTAACAACATCAGGAGCTTCGCGTCAGGCATCTATGTCAGCGGAGCAGGTACTGACTTACAGATCACGTCCTGCCGTATCTACAATATAGGCTGGACGGGTGATTCTACAGCAGTACCATCATCTGCCAATAATGCTAATCCGCTGGTCGTAGTCGGTACCACACCCACTGCCTACTCGCAGATATACGTTGGCAGTAACCAGATCTACGCCTGCAATACTGGTTACAGTGAAGCCCTCACCATGTCGGGTAATGTCAACAATTTCCTCATCGAGAACAATATCGTACACCATATCAGGAACATTGGTATAGACATGACAGGACATTACAGCTGGACGGGGGCTCCCGATAGTGTCAACTTCGCACGAAATGGCAATGTAAAAGGGAATGTTGTTTATAACTGTGTATCGCCGGTGGCTACGAGTGGTGGTATTTATGTGGACGGTGGTAAATGGATCAATATCGAAGGCAATACTTCCTTTAATAACGGGGCCGGTATCACAGTTGGTTGTGAGAATGCGAACAACACAGCGGAAGGTATCAATATCCGCAGCAACTTTATTTACAATAATAAAGAAGCCGGCATTGTGATCGGTTCCAATGCTGCTGGTAGTAAGGTTGCCTGGTCTTCCGCCACCAATAACACCCTGTTTAAGAACTATACAAATGGTGGATGGGGGGGTGAGATCAGTTTACAAAACACTGATCACGTTACACTCTCGAATAATATCGTACAGTCGGCCAGCAATATTGTTGTCATCGCCCTGCTGGGATATACAAGTACCAACCTCACGATGAATTACAACCGGTATTATACATCTTCCGGTACTGCCAATACTATCACGTTTGACTGGGGGGGTATTAACGGTACCACCTATGGTTCGCTGGCTACTTTTAAAAGTGGTACCGGACTGGAAGCAAATGGTACTTATGGCATTCCTTCTTTTGTGAACAGCACACTCGCTACGCTCAACCTGCACCTCGCAAACAGTTCCACCTGTATCAATGCAGGTGATCCTGCTTTTGTACCTGCTTCCGGAGAACTGGATATTGATAAGCAGTCACGTAAGCAGCATAACAGGGTGGATATCGGCGCTGATGAGACATCGTTGTGACACCCCTATCATAGCTTGTAAAGAAAACGGCCCGCCATTGGCGGACCGTTTTTGAATTTATTGGGATGGTAATTTATGCGAATTTACGGATTATAATTTCTGCCATCACTTTTTCTATATACATTCCTTCTGTAATGGCGATTTCTTTCGTCAGCGTTGCGTTATTCCTGTTATCATCATCCGGTTGTTGTTCAAACGTCGATACACTTATAATATTGTTGTCAAGACATTTTGGACAATAATGGACCGTCACTTTGATGACTTCTCTCTTCCGCTTATAGATAGGCGCCAGTTTGCCGTAAAACTGTATCAACGGCAGAAAACGATATTGACGGTTATCTCCTTCTTCACCCAGATGTGTCAGGAAGTGATCAGTTGCGGTTACATATGCTTCCTTGCGCTCATAGAACTTATCACAGCCTTCGCAATAATACTGCCTGTCTTCCCACAGATACGCAACTGGCAACATAAAACCAATGAACTCCACCAGGTAGAACAGTGCTGCAAGCCCCCCACTAAAAGGAAACCTGCCGGCTGTACGATTTAAATGTTCCGTATCTATCTGTACCATACGCCGGGTAATAATCTGTAATGTCGCCCCCGGATTAAACGTTCCTTCCAGGAAAGAAAAGCCATAGTTCCACTGCATGCTGAAAAAACTCCATTGAGCTGACCAGGCTACATAAC
The DNA window shown above is from Chitinophaga agri and carries:
- a CDS encoding glycoside hydrolase family 78 protein, yielding MTKSGLILLSLGLFFTDVSGQTRVGSLLCENKVNPKGVDVTHPFFSWQLTGDRKGIRQSAYEIRVSTSPQSNSGKESVWNSGKVSSDQSVHVPYAGNPLESGKQYYWQVRIWDEKGKAAEWSPVAEWQMALLQPSDWKASWIEPGSPEDSILRTSPLLRKTFRASKKVRSATAYITSRGLYEAVINGKRVGDAYLTPGWTSYRKRLQYQQYDVTSLLTQGDNAVGVTLGVGWYAGYLAWGDSKNHFGSRIGLLFQLHIQYTDGTEELVTSDNSWKSSTGSILYSEIYHGETIDARKEKQGWTTAGYNDKDWVAVRLSADTTKSTLIATINEPIRKHEEFKPVKIFTTPAGEKVIDFGQNLVGWVKVNIKASAGDSIVLQHAEVLDKKGNFYTENLRLAKQKDVYIFRGNGVESFEPHFTFQGFRFVKISGFKGEIKPEYFTAVALYSDMPQTGSFSCSHPLINQLQHNIQWGQRGNFLDVPTDCPQRDERLGWTGDAQAFSRTAAYNFQVNNFFDKWLKDVAADQRPDGSVPFVVPNVLGNDAMGSAGWADAATIIPWNMYLAYADKRLLEQQYPSMKAWVEYMRGKSVDDLWNTGFHFGDWLFYRPDDDNDGRAALTDKYLIAQCFYAHSTQLLINAATVLGNKADADNYTNLLQRIRAAFMREYVTPSGRLVSGSQTAYVLALQFDMLPENLRDQAARRLSDNIQSYGNHLTTGFLGTPYLCHVLSRFGYTDLAYTLLLQESYPSWLYPVKMGATTIWERWNGEKPDHSFETPGMNSFNHYAYGAIGDWMYRVIVGIDTKEDAPGYKHIIIRPNPGGSLTKAEGNLATYYGNIKSSWRVENGQFLLDVDIPANTTATVYVPVKDGGDVLEGGLSVDNQKEIRVKHKGKEVMELEVASGQYHFATAGKPAVAKVQ
- a CDS encoding MFS transporter; its protein translation is MATTDTQINTKAARGSLRFRRIKNSIFLSGLSVFAQLYLFQPVLPMLCKEFGVTPAQSSWAVSASTMGMAAGLFIFSFKADAVPRKHLMGGAMLVSAVLTLLSVFIRDFHLLIAVNFVKGAVLSGVTAVALAYLSEEVATTSLGLAISLYLSGNAIGGMAGRIVVMLIAGWANWRWAAGCIGATSLILGLFFTKRLPASKHFVAMPMNIGQKWQQMGVFFRQPVMVLVYFAASLLMGCFVSVYNYTGFRLESPPFSLPHYVIAGIFLMYTVGVLGTMVAGRLSDGIPPARVIRVFIPLMAAGLLLMLIPQLVALAAGLGIFTFSFFATHTLASRLISQEAKEGKSTATSLYWLFYYAGSSFIGTSTGVVLTGWGWSTFIAALLGLVLAGGSLVFRAGRRPVIE
- a CDS encoding PPC domain-containing DNA-binding protein, with amino-acid sequence MKKLAHLMMLALAIGSTAEAQTRYVKVPAGYLMVLRQGDDLFAQLEAFMVKEKIPAANFTGMGFVNAAFGFFNQQTKAYDPKSFDNVELASMQGSIAWQKDTVSIHAHGVVTDSTFQAYGGHLLGATVSTGSLEIMITVHNKRFRREKDASIGANVLQLKEEE
- a CDS encoding YMGG-like glycine zipper-containing protein, which codes for MKKLFLSLATVTVLFACNNKASQEEAIESAKQAAVDSVNNVNAIKEAKQQTIDSMKAVNKARESKAPATVNHSNGNTNDNSAPAASTASTTETKKKGWSHTAKGAVVGAGTGAVTGAIINKNDRVKGAAIGTVVGAGAGAGIGAIVDKAKKKKEANQ
- a CDS encoding right-handed parallel beta-helix repeat-containing protein; its protein translation is MKNAIACLLLATLISCSKKELMEEDNNVHPELAITSYYVNGTSGNDANTGTSAASALKTIQAALNKTTSGAGSTIYVAGGTYKERLNWPNSGASATEPITLTNYSGGTVVLDGVGATNSVQNAMINISSKSYVRINNISIANNIRSFASGIYVSGAGTDLQITSCRIYNIGWTGDSTAVPSSANNANPLVVVGTTPTAYSQIYVGSNQIYACNTGYSEALTMSGNVNNFLIENNIVHHIRNIGIDMTGHYSWTGAPDSVNFARNGNVKGNVVYNCVSPVATSGGIYVDGGKWINIEGNTSFNNGAGITVGCENANNTAEGINIRSNFIYNNKEAGIVIGSNAAGSKVAWSSATNNTLFKNYTNGGWGGEISLQNTDHVTLSNNIVQSASNIVVIALLGYTSTNLTMNYNRYYTSSGTANTITFDWGGINGTTYGSLATFKSGTGLEANGTYGIPSFVNSTLATLNLHLANSSTCINAGDPAFVPASGELDIDKQSRKQHNRVDIGADETSL